A genomic segment from Segniliparus rotundus DSM 44985 encodes:
- a CDS encoding pyridoxal phosphate-dependent aminotransferase, translating to MSSPWHTPVNPGLRVLGQSQKLQNVAYEIRGPVNAAAARMEAEGHRILRLNIGNPPVFDLQTPDVILRDVIAALSHAQGYTEAKGILSARRAIVTRYELVSDFPYLDVDDVFLGNGVSELITMTLQALLDNGDEVLIPTPDYPLWTAATALAGGTAVHYLCDETQDWNPDLDDIEAKITPNTKAIVVINPNNPTGAVYSREVLDGIVRLARKHSLLILADEIYDQILFDDAAHTSIASRAHDLFCITYNGLSKTYRAPGFRSGWMVLTGPKDHAKGFIEGLETLAATRLCPNAPAQYGIQVAVGGYQSIRELTKPGGRLREQRDAVVEELEKIPGVSCVNPKGAMYVFPRLDPEVHAIHNDEQLALDLLLQEKILLVQGTGFNWPHHDHLRIVTLAPQRDLRNAIERFGNFLASYRQ from the coding sequence ATGAGCAGTCCGTGGCACACCCCCGTCAATCCAGGCTTGCGCGTTCTCGGCCAATCCCAAAAACTGCAGAACGTCGCATATGAGATTCGTGGGCCGGTCAACGCTGCGGCGGCACGGATGGAGGCCGAAGGCCACCGGATTTTGCGCCTCAACATCGGCAACCCGCCCGTTTTCGACCTGCAAACCCCAGATGTGATCCTTCGCGACGTGATCGCCGCGCTCTCGCACGCCCAGGGCTACACCGAGGCCAAAGGCATCCTCTCGGCCAGGCGGGCCATCGTGACCCGTTACGAGCTGGTCTCCGATTTCCCGTATTTGGACGTGGACGACGTCTTCCTCGGCAACGGCGTCTCCGAGCTCATCACCATGACGCTGCAAGCGCTGCTGGACAATGGCGACGAGGTGCTCATCCCCACTCCCGACTACCCGCTGTGGACTGCGGCGACCGCGCTCGCGGGCGGAACGGCGGTGCATTATCTCTGCGACGAGACCCAGGACTGGAACCCCGACCTGGACGACATCGAGGCAAAGATCACGCCGAACACGAAAGCGATCGTCGTCATCAACCCGAACAACCCCACCGGGGCGGTGTACTCCCGCGAGGTGCTCGACGGCATCGTGCGTCTGGCGAGGAAACATTCCTTGCTCATCCTCGCCGACGAGATCTACGACCAGATCCTCTTCGACGACGCGGCGCACACCTCCATCGCCTCCCGCGCGCACGATCTTTTCTGCATCACCTACAACGGCCTGTCCAAGACCTACCGCGCCCCCGGGTTCCGCTCTGGATGGATGGTGCTCACCGGCCCGAAAGACCACGCGAAAGGCTTCATCGAAGGATTGGAAACCCTTGCGGCGACCCGGCTGTGCCCGAACGCCCCGGCGCAATACGGCATCCAGGTCGCTGTCGGCGGCTACCAAAGCATTCGTGAGCTCACCAAACCCGGTGGCAGACTGCGCGAGCAGCGCGACGCCGTGGTGGAAGAGCTGGAGAAAATCCCCGGAGTCTCGTGCGTCAACCCGAAGGGCGCGATGTACGTCTTCCCGCGCCTTGACCCGGAAGTGCACGCGATCCACAACGACGAGCAGCTCGCGCTCGACCTCTTGCTGCAGGAAAAAATCCTGCTCGTGCAAGGCACCGGGTTCAACTGGCCCCACCACGACCACCTGCGGATCGTCACCTTGGCCCCGCAACGAGACCTGCGCAACGCCATAGAACGGTTCGGGAACTTCCTCGCGAGCTACCGGCAGTAA
- the dcd gene encoding dCTP deaminase — protein sequence MLLSDRDIFAEIQASRLSVEPFDSKLVQPSSIDVRLDGMFQVFNNTRYTHIDPAQRQDELTSLVEPAQGEPFVLHPGEFVLGSTLEVVRLPDDLAGRLEGKSSLGRLGLLTHSTAGFVDPGFSGHLTLELSNVANLPITLWPGMLIGQLCLLRLTSPASNPYGSSAVASKYQGQRGPTPSKSYLNFQDRNPRAAELGGSH from the coding sequence ATGCTGCTTTCCGACCGTGACATATTCGCAGAGATCCAAGCCAGCAGGTTGTCGGTCGAACCCTTCGACTCGAAGCTGGTCCAGCCCTCCAGCATCGACGTCCGGCTCGACGGGATGTTCCAGGTCTTCAACAACACCCGCTACACCCACATCGACCCCGCGCAGCGCCAAGACGAGCTCACCAGCCTGGTCGAACCAGCACAAGGGGAGCCGTTCGTGCTGCACCCCGGCGAATTCGTGCTCGGATCGACTCTGGAAGTGGTGCGTTTGCCGGACGACCTCGCGGGCAGGCTCGAAGGGAAATCCTCATTGGGTCGGCTGGGACTGCTCACCCATTCGACGGCAGGGTTCGTTGACCCTGGTTTCTCAGGGCATTTGACGCTGGAGCTCTCGAATGTGGCGAATCTGCCGATCACGCTGTGGCCGGGGATGCTCATCGGGCAACTGTGCCTGCTCCGCCTGACCAGCCCCGCGAGCAACCCGTACGGCAGCTCGGCCGTCGCGTCGAAGTACCAGGGCCAACGCGGGCCGACGCCCTCGAAGTCGTACCTGAACTTCCAAGATCGAAATCCTCGAGCCGCTGAACTGGGCGGAAGCCACTGA
- a CDS encoding glycoside hydrolase family 32 protein: MKKIAMKTALARAEAGVAALASRRRNRWYPQVHIAAKAGWINDPNGLSYFDGRYHVYFQHHPYSAKWGLMHWGHASSADLVTWRHEPIALAPSLKEDRDGVYSGSAVVDGDELVVYYTGNRWLNGVNGDAGSQQVQCVARSKDAITFTKGGVVVSGPPQLADFRDPKVWREGDTWFMVLGVCSTDNRGEVWLYTSADGVAWDFDSVVFRDPDPDAYMLECPDMFPLGDKWVIAYCPMGPKPQGYGLRNGHNAGYVVGEWAPGERFLQLTDFRLADWGGNYYAPQSFEAPDGRRITFGWMGDFDHPVPSQRDSWCGQLTVPRELTLADDLRLRALPVSEFAQLRKATVDLGDVTIGRDKELLLLPRLDAADIELTVSLPDSDAERVGVALRTDTGHEILVAYDDLAKRVLIDRSRAGCGERGYRAAPCSGELLELRVIVDRSSVEVFVGDGSECVSSLAFLGKGVRSAVLFSESGTARFTRTIAHRLRPIW, from the coding sequence ATGAAAAAAATCGCGATGAAGACCGCGCTCGCTCGTGCCGAGGCGGGAGTCGCAGCATTGGCGTCTCGCCGGCGCAATCGGTGGTACCCCCAGGTGCATATCGCGGCGAAGGCTGGCTGGATCAATGATCCGAACGGCCTCAGCTACTTCGACGGCCGGTACCACGTGTACTTCCAGCACCATCCGTACAGCGCGAAGTGGGGCCTGATGCACTGGGGCCACGCGTCCAGCGCGGATCTCGTGACGTGGCGGCACGAGCCGATCGCCCTCGCGCCCAGCCTGAAGGAAGACCGCGACGGCGTGTACTCCGGCTCGGCTGTCGTGGACGGCGACGAGCTGGTGGTCTACTACACGGGCAACCGCTGGCTCAACGGCGTCAACGGGGACGCGGGGAGCCAGCAGGTCCAGTGCGTCGCGCGGTCCAAGGACGCGATCACCTTCACAAAAGGGGGCGTGGTCGTGTCGGGTCCGCCCCAGCTGGCTGATTTCCGCGATCCGAAGGTCTGGCGCGAGGGCGACACCTGGTTCATGGTGCTCGGCGTGTGCTCGACGGACAACCGCGGCGAGGTGTGGCTCTACACCTCTGCGGACGGCGTGGCCTGGGACTTCGACAGCGTCGTGTTCCGTGATCCTGACCCCGACGCGTACATGCTCGAATGCCCCGACATGTTCCCGCTCGGCGACAAGTGGGTCATCGCGTACTGCCCGATGGGGCCGAAACCACAAGGCTACGGCCTGCGCAACGGTCACAACGCGGGCTACGTGGTGGGCGAGTGGGCTCCGGGCGAGCGTTTCCTCCAGCTCACCGACTTCCGCCTGGCCGACTGGGGCGGCAACTACTACGCGCCGCAAAGCTTCGAGGCCCCGGACGGCCGTCGGATCACGTTCGGCTGGATGGGCGACTTCGACCATCCAGTCCCGTCCCAACGGGATTCGTGGTGCGGTCAGCTCACCGTGCCGCGGGAGCTGACCCTCGCGGACGACCTTCGGCTCAGAGCCCTGCCGGTCAGCGAGTTCGCCCAGCTGCGCAAAGCCACCGTCGACCTCGGCGACGTGACGATCGGACGCGACAAGGAGCTCCTCCTGCTCCCCCGCCTCGACGCCGCGGACATCGAGCTGACGGTGTCACTGCCCGACTCAGACGCGGAGCGGGTGGGCGTTGCGCTGCGCACCGACACCGGGCACGAGATCCTCGTCGCATACGACGACCTGGCGAAACGCGTGTTGATCGACCGCAGCCGAGCCGGGTGCGGCGAGCGCGGATACCGGGCGGCGCCATGCAGCGGCGAACTCCTGGAGCTGCGGGTGATCGTGGACCGCTCCAGCGTGGAGGTTTTCGTGGGCGACGGGTCCGAGTGCGTGAGCTCCCTGGCCTTCCTCGGGAAAGGCGTTCGGTCGGCTGTGCTCTTCTCCGAATCAGGAACAGCCCGATTCACCCGGACGATCGCGCACCGGCTTCGCCCGATCTGGTGA
- a CDS encoding MFS transporter has product MIGVVFFTWTFYTIDEQQMFPDFYTHLFDNVKRGEQIYGALNSAQVFLEAVMMGVVPLLMRKIGVRNVLLLGFVMMSARILGTAVFSDVVALSVVKMFHALEAPLCILGCIPILHNSLQFCLVSDALPGTVPSHIPTRSDSYITPAGRPARSSR; this is encoded by the coding sequence GTGATCGGCGTCGTCTTCTTCACATGGACCTTCTACACCATTGACGAGCAGCAGATGTTTCCCGACTTCTACACGCACCTCTTCGACAACGTCAAGCGCGGGGAGCAAATATACGGCGCGCTGAACTCGGCCCAGGTGTTTCTGGAGGCCGTGATGATGGGCGTGGTCCCGCTGCTCATGCGCAAGATCGGCGTCCGCAACGTCCTGCTGCTCGGGTTCGTCATGATGAGCGCGCGGATCCTCGGCACTGCGGTCTTCAGTGACGTTGTCGCTCTATCGGTGGTGAAGATGTTCCACGCTCTCGAGGCGCCGCTGTGCATACTGGGGTGCATTCCGATACTTCACAATTCACTTCAATTCTGCCTTGTCAGCGACGCTTTACCTGGTACGGTTCCAAGTCACATCCCAACTAGGAGTGATAGTTATATCACTCCCGCTGGGCGCCCTGCGCGATCGTCTCGATGA
- a CDS encoding alpha/beta fold hydrolase has product MFAAAVATASLAGCPRQSAPPAPPPAPPTQQVAALRWDLCRYDHSRPRPEITPGDAQCAVLKAPADPSQKNGPATVDIAVIRRTATDQQNKIGTLVYFPPAMDASGVDQIVNDPTLAGLEKSFDLVSFNPRGVAGSFSVSASSQKAQAFCDKSVLAEAEPFLRAPVVEPEQLEVARSKSVSVYNSCVQISKVDHFDAVTAAQDVELLRQSLGVDQISLYAHGYGTLAAQAYARLNPGHVRASVLDAPIPPKLTATDFASQLAGSLEGAYTRFAAWCAADQSCALGKQDPWEVYDSLVAKAGSDAGLVNPAFPDSRLDQPYLNWQIDQILAKADDAKLADYLKALTANQPFPEAPRDEAPADAPVQYPVVEFRLCQDLDLKLAPADVENTARSAAAAAPHFRSSPYANRLLALCLGFPSPAQSAPTGPAGSPVLVIGGADDVRSPAVWSQAVAAQLGEKATSVSVDDGTDQVRLISGGPAEQALANFLIALKAPPKDTVYPPN; this is encoded by the coding sequence GTGTTCGCAGCCGCCGTGGCCACGGCGTCCTTGGCGGGCTGTCCGAGGCAATCGGCCCCGCCAGCCCCGCCGCCTGCGCCGCCGACTCAGCAAGTGGCCGCGTTGCGCTGGGATCTGTGCAGGTACGACCACAGCAGGCCCCGCCCAGAGATCACACCGGGAGACGCGCAGTGCGCCGTGCTCAAAGCCCCCGCCGATCCGTCCCAGAAGAACGGGCCCGCCACGGTCGACATCGCCGTCATCCGCCGCACCGCGACCGATCAGCAGAACAAAATCGGCACGCTCGTGTACTTCCCGCCCGCGATGGACGCTTCGGGGGTGGACCAGATCGTGAACGACCCGACGCTCGCCGGGTTGGAGAAAAGTTTCGACCTCGTGAGCTTCAACCCGCGAGGCGTCGCGGGATCGTTCTCGGTTTCCGCGAGCTCGCAGAAAGCCCAGGCGTTCTGCGACAAATCCGTCCTCGCCGAAGCCGAGCCGTTCTTGCGCGCGCCCGTCGTCGAACCCGAACAGCTCGAAGTTGCCAGGTCCAAGAGCGTGTCGGTGTACAACTCGTGCGTGCAAATCTCGAAAGTCGACCATTTCGACGCGGTCACCGCCGCCCAGGACGTCGAACTGCTCCGCCAGTCGCTCGGCGTCGACCAAATCAGCCTCTACGCCCACGGCTACGGCACGCTCGCGGCGCAGGCGTATGCGCGCTTGAACCCGGGCCACGTCCGCGCGAGCGTCCTCGACGCCCCGATCCCCCCGAAACTCACCGCGACGGATTTCGCCAGCCAGCTCGCGGGCTCCCTCGAAGGTGCGTACACGCGTTTCGCGGCTTGGTGCGCGGCCGATCAGAGTTGCGCGCTCGGCAAGCAGGACCCTTGGGAAGTCTATGACTCGCTGGTCGCCAAAGCTGGCTCCGACGCGGGCCTGGTGAATCCCGCTTTCCCGGACTCGCGGCTCGACCAGCCGTACTTGAACTGGCAGATCGACCAGATCCTCGCCAAGGCCGACGACGCGAAGCTGGCGGACTACCTCAAAGCGCTCACCGCGAACCAGCCGTTCCCTGAAGCCCCGAGGGACGAGGCGCCCGCGGATGCCCCGGTCCAATACCCGGTCGTCGAGTTCCGGCTGTGCCAGGACCTCGATCTGAAACTCGCGCCCGCAGACGTGGAGAACACGGCGCGCTCGGCGGCCGCCGCCGCTCCGCACTTTCGCTCCTCTCCGTACGCGAACCGGCTCCTGGCCTTGTGCCTGGGCTTCCCGAGCCCCGCGCAGTCCGCTCCCACCGGCCCGGCGGGCTCGCCGGTGCTGGTCATCGGCGGCGCGGACGACGTCCGCTCGCCCGCCGTGTGGTCGCAGGCCGTCGCCGCCCAACTGGGCGAGAAGGCGACTTCGGTCAGTGTCGACGACGGCACCGACCAGGTCCGGCTCATCTCCGGCGGGCCCGCCGAGCAGGCTTTGGCGAACTTCTTGATCGCGCTGAAGGCTCCCCCGAAAGACACTGTCTACCCGCCCAACTAG
- a CDS encoding UDP-glucose dehydrogenase family protein yields the protein MRCAVFGTGYLGATHAACMAALGHEVLGVDVDPAKIAKLSAGETPFYEPGLEEVLRENLANGRLRFTTSYQEAAAFADVHFLGVGTPQKKGEYGADLAHVHAVVDALAPLLRREALILGKSTVPVGTSAKLQARARALATVDVHVGWNPEFLREGHAVSDTMHPDRIVLGVDREAPELVERLTREMYAAPLAEGSPIITTDWATAELVKVSANAFLATKISFINAVGEVCAAAGADVTTLADAIGHDRRIGRQFLNAGLGFGGGCLPKDIRAFMAAAGELGADRTLTFLREVDSINMRQRSKMVDLVTEACGGSVLGANLAVLGAAFKPQSDDVRDSPALNVAGMLQLRGANVTVYDPKALENSKRVFPTLGYATSAVDACEKADAVLVLTEWPEFVELDPARVAGCVRERRVVDGRRCLDAAKWRSQGWSYTALGGIRS from the coding sequence GTGCGATGCGCTGTGTTCGGCACTGGTTATTTGGGAGCGACCCACGCGGCCTGTATGGCGGCTTTGGGCCACGAGGTCCTCGGCGTGGACGTCGACCCTGCAAAGATCGCCAAACTCTCGGCGGGGGAGACCCCGTTTTACGAGCCGGGGCTCGAGGAGGTTCTGCGGGAGAACCTCGCCAACGGGCGTTTGCGTTTCACCACCTCGTACCAAGAGGCCGCCGCGTTCGCGGACGTCCACTTCCTCGGAGTCGGCACGCCCCAGAAGAAGGGCGAATACGGAGCCGACCTCGCCCATGTGCACGCTGTCGTCGACGCCCTCGCCCCGCTGCTGCGGCGGGAGGCGTTGATCCTCGGCAAGTCCACCGTCCCCGTCGGGACATCGGCGAAGTTGCAGGCCCGCGCCCGCGCGCTCGCCACCGTCGACGTCCATGTGGGATGGAACCCCGAATTCCTCCGTGAAGGCCACGCCGTGTCGGACACCATGCACCCCGACCGGATCGTTTTGGGCGTCGACCGGGAGGCCCCGGAACTCGTGGAGCGGTTGACTCGTGAAATGTACGCGGCTCCGCTCGCCGAAGGCTCCCCGATCATCACCACCGACTGGGCCACGGCCGAACTGGTCAAAGTGTCGGCGAACGCGTTCCTCGCGACGAAAATCTCCTTCATCAACGCTGTTGGGGAAGTGTGCGCGGCCGCAGGCGCGGACGTCACCACCCTCGCTGACGCGATCGGGCACGACAGGCGGATCGGCAGGCAGTTCCTCAACGCCGGTCTCGGCTTCGGCGGCGGTTGCCTGCCCAAGGACATCCGCGCGTTCATGGCGGCAGCCGGCGAGCTCGGCGCAGACCGGACCCTCACCTTCCTGCGCGAGGTCGACAGCATCAACATGCGCCAGCGTTCCAAGATGGTGGACCTGGTCACCGAGGCCTGCGGCGGCTCTGTGCTCGGCGCGAACCTGGCGGTGCTCGGGGCGGCGTTCAAACCGCAGTCCGACGACGTGCGGGACTCTCCCGCCCTCAACGTGGCGGGCATGTTGCAGCTGCGCGGCGCGAACGTGACGGTGTACGACCCGAAGGCCCTGGAGAACTCCAAGCGGGTTTTCCCGACCCTTGGCTACGCCACATCCGCGGTGGACGCCTGCGAGAAGGCTGACGCGGTGCTGGTGCTCACCGAGTGGCCGGAGTTCGTCGAATTGGACCCCGCTCGGGTCGCAGGTTGTGTTCGCGAGCGCCGGGTCGTGGACGGCAGGCGCTGCCTCGACGCGGCGAAGTGGCGCTCCCAAGGGTGGAGCTACACGGCCCTGGGCGGCATTCGGTCCTGA
- a CDS encoding MFS transporter produces MSATLYLVRFQVTSQLGVIVISLPLGALRDRLDDHATFSVIAAIVAAASIVGYLILKKDDEEADGDLFYRDGQVVA; encoded by the coding sequence TTGTCAGCGACGCTTTACCTGGTACGGTTCCAAGTCACATCCCAACTAGGAGTGATAGTTATATCACTCCCGCTGGGCGCCCTGCGCGATCGTCTCGATGACCATGCCACCTTCTCCGTGATCGCAGCGATCGTGGCGGCGGCCAGCATCGTCGGCTACCTGATCCTGAAAAAGGACGACGAAGAGGCGGACGGCGATCTATTTTACCGGGATGGGCAGGTGGTGGCATAA
- a CDS encoding YibE/F family protein — protein MTHHATGPAAHSHHGHGHSSGPVALPRSRATAAVLAALAVAAIAVISTIALTWPQQRRHDIPLQYRDEHGHALRTESASVRGVVLTNCANPLVSEVLRDPPQVSPQPDGMCFDATIVVTSGPDANRYVLLEIPTNRVTQGLAKDSSSADDGVVRPGPGQPRLEAGEQIRVIAHNGPEGRSYNFDDFQRRSPMMLWAALFAVVVVAVAGWRGLRALIGLAVAFAVLTLYTLPSLLNGASATLVATVSAIAILALVLPLAHGLNWRTASALTGTFVALGCTALAGWLIIDSAHVSGLSEEANNDLQVYLGNVAMPGVLLAGFIIGSLGVLNDVTITQASAVFELAEANLARAQVFRSAMRVGRDHIASTVYTLLFAYAGGALPLFLLLSVSGRPLADLLTSDAVATEFARSVVGGIGLALSVPLTTAVAVALLPHDGSPGRSAGTGPQARPDAAQG, from the coding sequence ATGACACACCACGCGACTGGGCCTGCTGCGCACAGCCACCACGGGCACGGGCACTCGAGCGGCCCTGTTGCCCTTCCCCGCTCCCGCGCCACAGCCGCAGTGCTCGCCGCGCTCGCCGTCGCGGCTATCGCCGTCATCTCGACCATAGCCCTGACCTGGCCGCAGCAGCGGCGCCACGACATCCCGCTCCAGTACCGCGATGAGCACGGGCACGCCCTGCGGACCGAGTCGGCCTCCGTGCGCGGCGTGGTCCTCACCAACTGCGCCAACCCATTGGTCAGCGAGGTGCTGCGCGACCCGCCGCAGGTGAGCCCGCAACCGGACGGGATGTGCTTCGACGCGACCATCGTTGTGACTTCCGGCCCCGACGCGAACCGCTATGTGCTCTTGGAGATCCCGACCAACCGGGTGACCCAAGGACTGGCCAAAGATTCCAGCAGCGCCGATGACGGCGTCGTGCGACCAGGCCCCGGCCAGCCCCGGCTCGAAGCGGGCGAACAGATCCGGGTGATCGCGCACAACGGGCCGGAAGGAAGATCGTACAATTTCGACGACTTCCAGCGACGCTCCCCCATGATGCTGTGGGCGGCCCTCTTCGCTGTGGTCGTTGTCGCGGTCGCGGGTTGGCGCGGTTTGCGCGCGCTCATCGGACTGGCCGTGGCTTTCGCCGTGCTGACCCTCTACACGCTGCCCTCTCTCTTGAACGGAGCCTCGGCGACGCTCGTCGCCACCGTCTCCGCCATCGCGATCCTCGCGCTGGTGCTCCCTCTCGCGCACGGCCTGAACTGGCGCACTGCCTCAGCCCTGACCGGCACGTTCGTCGCGCTCGGCTGCACCGCGCTCGCGGGCTGGCTCATCATCGACTCCGCGCATGTCAGCGGGCTTTCAGAGGAGGCCAACAACGACCTCCAGGTGTACCTCGGCAACGTGGCGATGCCTGGCGTCTTATTGGCCGGTTTCATCATCGGCTCTCTCGGCGTGCTCAACGATGTCACCATCACCCAGGCCTCCGCCGTTTTCGAACTCGCCGAAGCCAACCTCGCGCGCGCACAGGTTTTCCGATCCGCCATGCGCGTCGGGCGCGACCACATCGCCAGCACCGTGTACACGTTGCTGTTCGCGTACGCTGGCGGGGCGCTGCCGTTGTTCCTGCTGCTCTCGGTGTCCGGCAGGCCGCTCGCAGACCTGCTGACCAGCGACGCGGTCGCCACAGAATTCGCAAGGTCCGTGGTCGGCGGCATCGGCCTCGCGCTGAGCGTCCCGCTCACCACGGCGGTCGCGGTCGCGCTGCTCCCCCACGACGGCTCCCCTGGGCGATCTGCGGGCACGGGACCCCAAGCACGGCCTGACGCGGCGCAGGGCTGA
- a CDS encoding MFS transporter: protein MFFASWGVWWSFFSPWLLTSSEEGGLGLTAAEQGAVYSMDSIAAVVVMFLYTAVQDRLGLRWRLVILASIATAAVGPFFILVDEPLLKSQFMIGVIVGAVYLSFGFLAAAGLFEAVSERVSRQFGFEHGQARMWGSFGYAIAALAAGFLFSIAPHLNFMAVSVFGGACLLVQIFWKDEKAVAAVRRRDDRTAEDGTPVEGDRRRLLHMDLLHH from the coding sequence TTGTTCTTCGCCTCGTGGGGCGTCTGGTGGTCCTTCTTCTCGCCGTGGTTGCTCACATCGTCCGAGGAGGGCGGGCTGGGCCTGACCGCCGCCGAACAAGGCGCCGTCTATTCGATGGATTCGATCGCAGCGGTCGTCGTGATGTTCTTGTATACCGCGGTGCAGGACAGACTGGGACTTCGCTGGCGCCTGGTGATCCTGGCCTCCATCGCGACGGCGGCTGTGGGGCCGTTCTTCATTCTCGTCGACGAGCCGCTGCTCAAGAGCCAGTTCATGATCGGCGTGATCGTGGGGGCCGTCTACCTCTCCTTCGGCTTCCTCGCGGCGGCAGGCCTCTTCGAGGCAGTCAGCGAGCGCGTCAGTCGCCAGTTCGGCTTCGAGCACGGCCAAGCCCGGATGTGGGGCTCGTTCGGCTACGCGATCGCGGCGCTGGCCGCCGGATTCCTGTTCTCGATCGCCCCGCACCTGAACTTCATGGCGGTCTCGGTGTTCGGCGGCGCGTGCTTATTGGTCCAGATCTTCTGGAAGGACGAGAAGGCCGTCGCTGCCGTCCGTCGGCGAGATGATCGCACTGCTGAAGATGGGACGCCTGTGGAAGGTGATCGGCGTCGTCTTCTTCACATGGACCTTCTACACCATTGA